The following DNA comes from Colius striatus isolate bColStr4 chromosome 21, bColStr4.1.hap1, whole genome shotgun sequence.
AAAAGAGACAGATAAATATTTACACTCCCATATCAAAGAGCAACatgagcagcaccacaacacACCAGGCTGAGGTGGAAAAGAGCAGTAGCCGAAGGGGTGGCACCACTCTGTGCCACCCTTCATGAAATGCTTTGGGTCTGGGAcaaagctgagctgtgctgcttctctgcatgTTGAATTCAATCTTGAATTTCCCTGAGGCTCCTGCATAAGGCATTAAATTAACTCTGGCTTTGAGCTGCCTGCAAAGGTCACCCAAAACATTCCACCGAGTCGCTCGTGGCCGTCTCTTCtagaggaaaaggagacaagGAGACAGTGAGCAAAGAGCCAGGCACTGCTGTCTCCCAGAGAGccctccccagtgctgctgcaacCAGCAAACACAGTCTGGGCTCCACAGAACCAGCCAGGGGCTGCTTGAAATCCTCTGTGGATCATCTCAGGTGGTGGCGAGGCACTGCAGGGGCAGAGTTCCCCATCACGGCTGCTGTGCCCTGGCTTGTTGCAACTGCTTGTTTACTATGTTCTAttggtttgttttgctcttcATTGAAGGAGGAAATTCCAGGCAGGAGTCCAGGGATTAGCACTGCTAATGCTGCAGTTTGTAAAGACACTTGGGTTTTCACTCTGAGAAGCTTTTGGTGCCAAGCACTCCCTGATACACAAGTCCTGCCTCAAAGAGTCTGCAACCGACTTCCTTCTATTCCAAAGCAAACTGGACCAGGAGTGGGAGCACTGGGAAATGCAGTAACTGCAGCACAGAGTCCAGCATGGGCTGCACCTGTGTTCATAGGTGGGGTGCAAAGGAGACATAAAACAAGTGCTTGTAAAATAGGAGAGATAACAACATCCAATAGCTTTGCTCCACTTCAGCCAAAGCAGTTTTGTCACTGGGACAGGAGGTTTGACTCACGTGGTTGCAGGATGGGCTATAAAACATAACAATAACCCAACAGTCCAAAGAGCAGACAGCTCCAGGCTTCTCACCTGCTTGGTTCCTGCTCCCACCTCAGCCCAGGGCGAACAGAACATGGACAGGGTGGAGTTTTTCTCCTATTCACAGGTTTCACTGTACCCAGAAGTTTCTCAGTGCAGTTTCTCAGCCCCTGGAAGTATTCAGCCTTGGTGTGTCTCCCACAGGTTTGGAGCCAGTGATGTGGGCATCAGTCTCCcaaatgcttataaatacacatctacacatacataacataAGCAACAGAACCATTGCAAAGCTGACACAATGAGTTCCCAATTTGCAGCAGGTTGTTTCCCCTTCAGTCGTTGTCACCACTCTGTGGCTGCCTGTCAGAGAGACCTCAGAGCTGTCACATCCTGGCTTGTCAAAACTCCCACAGGCTTTAGCAGATTGAAGGAACACCTGTTTCAGTGTACAGTGGGGCTAACACTTTTTTAGGAGGCTCTTTCTGCCCTTCTCCCTGTGCAGCTCCACACCTCTCCAGACCTCTCAGTCAGTCAGACTCTGTCACAGCCACCCCCAGCTCTCCATCAGAACAGCTGGAACGATTTGGGCTCAGCCTTGGGCAGGACTGAGCCCCATACCTAGATATCTGAGGAAGAGCATTGCCAGACAAGGAATATTCCCTTCTACTAcatatttcattatatttcccTCTGATTTTCACTTGGAACCTGCCACTAGGTTGCATGAGCAATAGCTGCTGAATTGTTTCAAAACAATGCCCCTACAATGGCCACAAAGCCACCTGAGGCTGTCCCTTATCCTCAGAAAACCAGGGGTTTTGTGTCTGTGACAGCAGGTTTGGTCAATGTGGATTTTAGGGACAAGGTCTCAGATCATCTAAAGTTTCTCCATCTCCAATTTTTCCAGCTACTTCTACCAACTCTGAAGTGAAGGCTGACAAAGCCAAGTCTAATGAGAACAGAGCCAAGTCTAATGAGAACAGAGCCCAGGGTAAGGCATGCCCTGAAGAAAAACAGCCAGAAGAAGTACCAAAAGTACCAAGGGGACCAGGACCATATTTTTACATCAGTGGATCCAATGGGGCTGATCTGTAAGTAGGTCCCCTCAGCAGACTCATCTGGACTGTACCATGACCATACATGAAGCCATGCAATGCTATCCATTATCCATTGGCCTCAAACAATTTGATCTCTGACACAAACAGCACTTCCCTTGCTCCTCACAGGAAAGGCTCCTTCATACTTTTATTCCATGGGTAACAGTTGCATCCTCACTGGGGATCCCCATCTGAAATGGTACAAGTTGGGATTGGAGCTGTTGAATCACAATGCTTTTGGCATCCTCAGTTACTCCCCTCACCCTCAGACCAGCAGGTTGATTAGCAGCCACTCTAATTAATGCTCCCCACCTTATTCCTCACCTTCTAGGCATGTCAGGTCAGTTCCACAGAGAAAACAACTGGGAGTTGATGGGCTATGTGCTAACTATTTGTTCCAGAAGCAATGGCACTTTGCTGTTCTGTTTCCCACGTGCAGTGTGAGCATCTactgcaggagcaggggctggcagcGTATCTATGACAACAGCAGAGAGGATTATGCACTGAAATGGTGTGGAATCAAGTGCCAAGAGACCTATTACCATTTCAAAGAAGGTAGAGCTGCCTGTGGGCCTCCAGTTGGGAAAGGGTGGTGGGAAAAAAACTTGAGAATGCTGCACTTGTGACTCCCAAGACAGAGAAGGTCACCTGGGGGTAGGAGAAACAGGTAACCTCGACTTCTTGGCAGATCTCAGAGCTGGATTGCCATGGTGATTAAAGAAAGGGGTTTAGCCAAGGAAAGAGCTTTGAGAGGAAAGATACCATTGAAGTGAGCTCAGTAGAGTAAAATGAGCAGCACAGAAGCTAAATCACTTTTGAAATGTGGTCCCTCCTCTTTGGGTTTGAGCACGGGCTGCAATGGGACTGTAGCTCAGGAACTGCTCAGGCACTGCTCCCAGCCTCACAGAGAGTAAAGCAAGCACAAGGTGAGTCACCCCACACATCCCAGGGCACAGCTACCTCTGTCTAGGGAGAAGAGTCACTGAAAGCCAAACTTCTCCAGAGTTACCAGAGTAACTTTGTGAATTGAACTCAGGCCTTGTCAGGGCATCCTGGATTCTCAGGGTCAGCTCTCCCACCAGCAAAGCATGAAAGCAAGGAGTCCCACAGCAATGCAATGCCTCTGGCTGGCACCCTCAGAACACTGGCCTTGCAGAACTAACACAAGGAGTCCAGATCCTGCTGCACAGGACTATGAGGGCAagcttttgtcttcttttttccttttacaggtGAACAGCTTCTCTACCAGATCCCCAACAACAGAATCCTCACCAGTAAGATAGGGCTTTTGTGCTGCCTGAGGGAGCAACAGCAGATGATGAAAAGGATCCGTGGGAGCTCAAATCCCAAGTAAGAACTCTTTGAACCTTGACCAGAAACGTGCCAATGGAAAGTGAGAGCACATCAGCAAAGGACTCATTTCTTCTGGATGCATAACAGGGCTGGATACAAATTGTATGGGCTCTtagttctttcttttcagaagtacATACATCAGAGACAGAATTTCTCCTTTCTCTACAACTGGAGTTGCAGGAGTGCCAGGCCCCCCAAAGACAACACTCACAGTGATTCCCTTGGCTTTGCTCCATTGTCCTACTGGAAAGGCCACAGCTTCATGTACTATAGACAGTGTAAAAGTAAGACAGAAGCTTATTgccctttctgctgctttattttctgaCCTACCACAAATGGCCATTCTGTTGGCTGCAGGTGTCTCAACCAGTGTTCAAAAAACTGAGCACATGAAGAATGTCTTAAGGCTAATGCATGTGCTTGAAAGCTTGTGGAATGAggcagggagaaaaaaccccatgcaacaaacaaacaagcaggaAAAACCCCTGAAAGGTGCTGTTTCTTAAGTTTCCACTCACAAGCATCCTTGTGAAAGCAACTGGGGAAGGAACGTGTTGGGTTTCCAGCTTGTGTTTGTTTCTCCCACAGGTTACTGAAGATAGAGGAATTCTTCCCAGATTCCTTTCGCCTGGACTTGAAGGATGAGAGAAAAGCCTTTTTTGAGCTTTGCACAGGTGAATTGTCTTAGTCCCAGTGGCAACCCATTGGTACAGCTATGAAATGGTCACTGAAGGATACACACTAAGAATCACTTCTGTCTGTAATGCAtgtgtatgcacacacacacacaccttcaAGTGAGCAGTTTTGAGAGCCCACTGTGGGTGTTTCATACCACACACGtccttctctctgcagaggaacAGATTTGGATCTGCAAACCAAGCTGCTCTAACCAAGGGAGAGGAATCTTCCTGCTGAAAAACCCAGCTGCTGTCAGCACCCTCCAAGCTGAGCTCCACAGCACTGAGGAATACCTGCTCAACAAGAGGGGACCATACAAAGCTCCCCCAGCAAGAATAGTGCAAAGGTAGAGCCTGGGAACTCAGGTGTGAGTAGTGTGCTTGATTAAGCACATCCTGCTTAATTGTCATCAAGCTTGATTAAGCACACTGGCCTCAGAGAGTTGAATTGTTCCCCACAGGTATTTAATGCCCATGAGATGGTTGTGAGAGAGGCTGTTTCTCTGGTTAGTCTGTCTTGCAGCCACGTTTCAGTCACTTCAAGGCAGATCTTTGTCATCAGGAAGATTTGAATTTACTGTTGTTGGGATATTTGGGAAGGACTTCCAAAGGCCAGAGGCTCCAGTTCCATGCAGGAGTTCTATGCATAAAGCCTTGTGTAGAGCAATTTCAATTAGATGGCCTGGATTTTCATACCAAGCTGTATTGTACAGCTGCAATATCTGTTCCATGCAACCTAAGGAAGCCTCCCAAACATCTCCTCAACTCTGCTTCCATGCTGCTAAAGTCTAGACTTCACTCCATCAGCAGGCACCAGGATTTTGGGTTGGGgtgctttcatttttcactcTTTGCATGAAGAAAGGAACCCATGCAGGTTTTTCTTTGTAGAACATCCCCCCATTGCTAGAATGATGTGTGGAGGaacagaacaggagaaaaaggaacagaaaaacaagtCAGCAGAAGCCATGAGAACAGTTTCAGCCTCTGAACTTACTCACTGACCTCCTTTTGCCACAGTGTCCTTCCCTCCCTCAATGATGCATTAGCATCTGCTTAATGAGCACCTGAGGACCAGGGGCCTCAGACCAAGATGTGCCCTTTGACATGGACAAGGAGCAGCACCAGGGGAAGAAGTGATTGGACCCCATCTtagatcatggaatcattttggttggaaaagacctttaagatcaatcAAGTCCAACCAGTAGCCATGTCATGACCTCACCTTGACTTCTGTTAGTGGGGAGCTTATGCTCTGGAGAAAGAGGCTCCCTTTCCCTCTGAAGACCATTGTTAGCATTTACTTTCACAGCATATCCTTGTTATCTATGTAGACATGCAGCAACCTTTGATGATAAAGGCAAACAATTCCCAGGTTACATCACTCTGGCAATAAAAGCAATGGTGCTGCAGGAAGGGCTCTTTGTGGCCAGATAGAAACTTTATTCTCCAGCAAATATTAGTAACTCTTTAATCATGTCCCactcccagggctcagcacacagctcctgctcctcttgAGCTGCTCTCACCATTTCTAGCCTTTCCTGCAGGCACCCTCTGATTGCCATTCACCCCAAAACCAGGGTCCAGAAAGGGACAAAGGGGGAGTTGTGTGGTGTGAAGTGAGCTGGCAGTGTGTTTGGTGTGAGCTTTGAGCTGCTGTGTACTCTGGGTGCCTGCTGCTGATGGCTGCTGAAATGCTGCTCCTACAGGTACAtccaccagcccctgctcctgggaGGGAGGAAGTTTGATGTCCGTTCCTATCTCCTCATTGCCTGCACAGCCCCCTATGTGGTGTTTTTTGCCCAGGGTTATGTCAGGTTGACCTGTGCCAATTATGATGCTGCTTCTGATGATCTGACTGTTCATCTGACCAATCAGGTAAAAAACCAGTCCTTCCATTCAGAAGAAGGGGAGGGAGTGGCTGACAGAGATGAGAAGCCAAAAAGATTTTGGAAAGGCTAGAAATAGCTTGTGCATGCAGAGCCCCTGCACCAGGGAACTGGGGTTCATGGTCAGTGACGGCAAAGAGGCTGAACAAAAGCAGCACCAGAACAGGTTCCATTCTCTGCTGTGGGCCTGTTCTCTGCTTAACCTGACAACTTCTCTCCCTGGCTCTCTGTTTCCTGCCATCATTCTCTCATGTATCTGTAGACCATAAGCTCCTTAGGGCAAGAAGCCTTTGATTGCACCTAGCACAAAGGAGCCTTAATCTTGGCTAAGGATTTTGCTCATCCTGTTGTGCTGATATCATTACTGTATTTAAGATGCAGATGTGTTCTCCAAGAGCCATTAGTCTTTATCTTACTTTGTCTTGCTTCTCAAACGACAGCTCTAACAGAATGAGGCTCCTCTGGCTTGTAGCCCTGTACATCTCTGATCGTGCAGAAGCCTGCCTTGCTCAGATCCACCAGAGTTTTAACTTCCAATGAGGCCCTTCAGTAAGAACCAGCCCCAGCGAAAGAGAATCAGAAGCAGgaaaacagtttgcttttaaagCCCTTCTCTGCTCCCAGGGTCACCCTGTGTTCTGGGAACCAGCAAAACACACAGCAGAGAGGTACCAGCCCGCTTCAGTTGGAGTTTTACAgttcctgcagcagagcagatgaTAGCTGCTTCCTGCAATACATGTTATTATCAGCAGGGCACTTGTTTTCCTGGAATAGTTTGTTTGCTCAGCTAGAGAGCTATCCACAGGGGAATTCAGGTGCTGGGGTAGGATCCTGTGGCACAAGGGATATTAAACAAAGGACAGGTGTTTGTTAGCAGAACATAAATGATCTGAGTTCCTGCTGGGAGGAGCGAAATGAAATTGAGGAGGGGCTGGTCATGGGACAGACTGCTTCACGTTACAGTTGATTCTGCCTTCCTCCCCTTTCACCCCTCCTGGAATCAGCCATTCTCCTGCTGTATTTCCAAAAGCAGAGGCAGCATCATtaaccagcagctctgcaaccTCCCAGTGACCATCCCCcagaaggagctgcagccaagcCCAGCTGGTTCACAGGGAAAAGGGACTTTCCTTTGACTGAACAGTGTCAATACCCCATAAACTCCAACTGACAGAGCAATTAATGAGACTGTGGAAGCCAGAAGCCCTCACTTGGGCTTCCTGTAGGGACACATCCAT
Coding sequences within:
- the TTLL10 gene encoding inactive polyglycylase TTLL10, with translation MASVPTKRKKDTRTKRRGISQRQAGFLSADRGESSEGVAPLSKSNENRAKSNENRAQGKACPEEKQPEEVPKVPRGPGPYFYISGSNGADLVSIYCRSRGWQRIYDNSREDYALKWCGIKCQETYYHFKEGEQLLYQIPNNRILTSKIGLLCCLREQQQMMKRIRGSSNPKLLKIEEFFPDSFRLDLKDERKAFFELCTEEQIWICKPSCSNQGRGIFLLKNPAAVSTLQAELHSTEEYLLNKRGPYKAPPARIVQRYIHQPLLLGGRKFDVRSYLLIACTAPYVVFFAQGYVRLTCANYDAASDDLTVHLTNQYMQKKNSLYSQVKEETVWGMEHFNSYVNEKLREANGLPKDWALTVFTQRMQQIMLQCFLAAKHKLDCKLGYFDLMGCDFLIDENFKVWLLEMNSNPALHTNCKVLRDIIPTVVYESLDLVLEVFNKSLKGQSVLPLRSLHRFVLLYHEDAANPGQKQPSKLSTGLCRGRYLQPHTGTTSHFAQSPAKVLVNSSKKPDGSRKKVVSLSRKNC